Sequence from the Egibacter rhizosphaerae genome:
TCGACGCCGATCCCGGAGCGGAGCGGCTCGCCGACCGCGGCTGGTAGCGGATCGCCGCCTCCGGCGGTCGCGCTACGCTGCGCACTATGCAGGCCGCACACCCCGTGCCGGGCGCCCGGATCCCCGGCGAGTCCCTCGTTCCCGACCGGGGACCGCATCACCGGCCGCCCGCTGCCGACGGGCAGGCGCCCCGGATCGGCGTGCTCGCCCTGCAGGGTGACGTGCTCGAGCACCTGCGCCTGATCGAGCGTGCCGGCGCCGTGGGCGTCCCGGTCCGACGCGAGGACGAGCTCGCGACCGTTGACGGACTCGTGCTGCCCGGCGGTGAGTCCACCACGATCGGCTTGTTGCTCGACCGGACCGGGCTCGCCGCACCGGTGCAGGCGCGGCTCGCCGAGGGCCTGCCCGTGCTCGGCACCTGTGCGGGAGCCATCCTCCTCGCCCGTGAGCCCCGGCAGCACGACGGGACCCCGACCGGCCAGTGGTGCCTCGGTGCGCTCGACGTGGCGGCGCGCCGGAACGCCTTCGGGCGCCAGGTCGCCTCCTTCGAGGCCGACCTCGACGTCGCCGGCCTCACCGACCCGATGCGGGCGGTGTTCATCCGGGCGCCGTGGTTCGAGGACCTCGGTGCCGGCGTCGAGGTGCTCGCGACCGTGGCCACCGACGTCGGTGCTAGGGTCGTGGTCGTGCGGCAGGGCCCCGTGCTCGCCTCAGCCTTCCATCCCGAGCTCAGCGATGATCCGCGTCTGCACCGCCTGCTCGTGGACGCCGTGGTCACCCGCGATCCCGCCTGAGGAGCAGCTATGGCCGGTCACAGCAAGTGGGCCAACATCAAGCACAAGAAGAGCGCGCAGGACGCGCGCCGCGGCAAGCTGTTCGCGCGCCTGATCCGCGCGATCGAGGCCGCCGCGCGGCAGGGCGGAGCCGATCCGGACGCGAACCCAACCCTCGCCACCGCCATCCAGAAGGCCAAGGACAACTCCGTCCCCAAGGACAACATCGAGCGCGCCCTCAAGCGCGCGGCGGGCAAGGAGGGTGGCGGCGCCGAGTACGAGTACGTCTACTACGAGGGCTACGCGCCGAGCGGTGTCGCGGTGTACGTCGAATGCCTCACCGACAACAAGAACCGCGCGACCAACGACGTGCGCACCGCCTTCAACAAGAACGGCGGCAACCTCGCCGACGCCGGGGCGGTCTCCTACCTCTTCGCCCGGACCGGGCTCGTGCTCGTTCCCGCCGACCAGGTCGAGGAGGACGACATCCTGCTCGCCGCCCTCGACGCCGGGATCAGTGAGGTCAGCCTCGACGACTCGACCTACACGGTGCGCACCGAGCCGCAGGACCTGCAGCCCGTCCGCGCGGCCCTGGAGGAGGCCGGGATCCCGGTGCCGTCCTCCGAGGTCACCCAGGTCCCCTCGGTCATCGTCCCCGTGGAGGACGAGGACGGGGCCCGGCAGGTGCTGCGCCTGGTCGACGCCCTCGAGGACTGCGACGACGTCCAGAACGTCTACACGAACTTCGACATCCCCGAGCGGGTCCTCGAGGTCGTCGCGTAGACCCTGCCGCGAGGCGCGGTCGTGGCCTGCTAGCATCCCGACGTCCGAACAGCAGTTCGTGCCCGGATCGGGTCCTCGGCCGGACCGGACGCGGTGGCGCGGCTGGAGGTCAAGTGCGCGTGCTCGGTGTGGACCCCGGCTTGTCCCGCTGCGGGCTCGGAGTGATCGACGGCACCGCGCAGCGCGCGGTGTTGCGGCGCGCGGGGGTGGTGCGGACCGCGCCCGGTGATCCCACCGCCAGCCGGCTCGCCGACCTCCATCGAGCGGTCCGCGACCTGATCGCCGAGGAGCGACCCGAGGCGGTCGTGGTCGAGCGGTTGTTCGTGCACGCGAACCTGCGCACGGTCATGTCGGTGGGCCAGGCGACCGGTGTGGCGATGCTGGCGGGCGCCGAGGCGGGGCTCGAGGTGGCGGAGTACACCCCCACCGAGGTCAAGGCCGCGATCTCGGGCCACGGGGGCGCCGAGAAGTCGCAGGTCGCGTACATGGTGCGCGCGGTGCTCGGCCTCGCCGAGACCCCCGAACCCCCCGACGTCGCCGACGCGTTGGCGCTCGCGCTGTGCCACCTGCGCCGGGGCATCGTCGACCTCGCGGCGGACGGGACGGATCAGGGCAGAGCAGGGGCCGGGCAGCCCGCCGCGAGCGGGGATGCCGCCGGCGGGCTGAGCCCTCGGCTGGCCGCGGCGGTCGCCAATGCCGGGCCGGGCGCGCAGGTGACCCGCCCATCGCGTGGACGGGGCGCGGGCGCCCCGCTGGACGATGCCACGCCCGGTGAGGAGGCGTCGGCGTGATCGGGCTGCTCACCGGACGGCTCGCCGCAGCCAGCCTCGGCGAGGTGGTGCTCGAGGTGGGTGGCGTCGGCTATCGGGTGCACGTCCCGCCCGGGAGCCTCGAGGGGTCCGTGGGGGAGACCGTGACGCTGCACACCCACCTGTCGGTGCGCGAGGACTCGCTCACGCTGTACGGGTTCGCCGACCCCGCCACCCGCGACCTGTTCGAGACCCTCCTGGGCGTGACCGGGGTCGGGCCGAAGCTCGCCCTCGCGGCGGTCGGCACGATGGGCGCCGACGGGCTCCGGCGCGCCGTCGTCGGGGAGGACGTGGCGGCGCTCACGGTGGTCCCCGGGGTCGGTCGCAAGGGGGCGCAACGCATGATCCTGGAACTGCGGGAGCGCCTCGGCCCCGAGGCGCTGGAGCCCGCGGGCGTGCCCGGTGCCGTGGCGGGCGAGGCCGTCGCGGCCGATCCCCGCACCGAGGTCCGCGAGGCCTTGGCGAGCCTGGGTTACGCTGCCGCCGAGGTGCAGCGGGCGCTGGACGGCCTCGAGGGCGAGGAGGACGGCTCGCCCGAGGAGCTGTTGCGGCGCGCCCTGCAACGCCTCGGCAGCCGCGCCTAGGGCCGCGTCCGACCGCCTGACCGGCTGATCGTCCGACCGTCCGACCCGACGCGAGGTGGTGGAGAGCTGATGGACGAGATCCTCGCGGGTGCCGCGGTCCCTGCCGATGGCGATCTCGACACCTCGTTGCGGCCCGAGCGGCTCGACGAGTTCGTCGGCCAGCGGCGCGTGAAGGAGCAGCTCGCCCTCGTACTCGAAGGCGCGCGTGGCCGTGGATCCGCGGCCGACCATCTCCTGTTCAGCGGGCCTCCCGGCCTCGGCAAGACGAGCCTCGCCACCATCGTCGCCTCCGAGATGGACGCGGACCTGCGCACCACGAGCGGGCCGGCGCTGGAGCGTCCGGGCGACCTCGCCGCGATCCTCACCAACCTCGAGGACGGCGACGTCCTGTTCGTCGACGAGATCCATCGCCTGCCGCGCGCGGTCGAGGAGGTGCTCTACCCGGCGATGGAGGACTTCGCGCTCGACATCGTCGTCGGCAAGGGACCCGGGGCACGAGCGATCCGCCTCCCGCTGCCGCAGTTCACCCTCGTCGGGGCGACGACCCGAACGGGCCTCGTGACCGGACCGTTGCGTGACCGGTTCGGTTTCGCCGCCCGCCTCGACTTCTACGACCGCGAGGAGCTCGTCGGGATCCTGCAGCGGAGCGCGACGCTGCTCGACGTCCGGCTCGATCCCGGTGGCGCGGAGGAGGTCGCGCAGCGCAGCCGCGGAACCCCCCGGGTCGCGAACCGCCTCCTCAAGCGGGTGCGGGACTACGCGGAGGTGCGCGCGGACGGCGTGGTGACGCCGGAGGTGGCGGGCGCGGCCCTGGAGTTGTTCGAGGTCGACGCGGCAGGGCTCGACAAGGTCGACCGATGGGTCCTCTCGACGCTCTGCGAGCAGTTCTCGGGGGGGCCGGTGGGGCTGTCGACCCTCGCGGTGGCCGTGGGGGAGGAGCCCGACACGGTCGAGGACACCGTGGAACCGTTCCTGATCCAGCGGGGACTGCTCGCCCGGACGCCGCGCGGTCGGGTCGCCACCGCCGCGGGGTTCGCCCATCTCGACCTCGCTCCGCCGACGAGCGCCTCGGCACCGAGCCTCCTCGACGCGCTCGACGATGACACCGACGAGGCGGGTGGCACCTGAGGGGCCCGTCCCGCCCGACGCGCTGCTATCGTGCGGGGGCGCGCCGGTCGCCGGCCGGCGCGTGAACGCATGCGCGGGCGCTGCGGACACGCCCCGCGCGCCCTAAGCTTCCACGTTCCCGACTCCAAGGGGATCTCCGACGATGACCGCAACGACCCTGCTCGCGGCCGGAGGTGGCGAAGGTCTCGTCGCCTTCCTGCCGATCATCCTGATCGTCGTCGTGTTCTACTTCCTGCTCATACGCCCCCAGCAGAAGCGCCAGAAGCAGCAACGCGAACTCGTCAACAGCCTGGAGACCGGTGACCGTGTGGTGAGCGTCGGCGGGCTGTACGGCACCATCACCAACGTCGACGAGGACGTGCTGCGCGTCGAGATCGCCCCCGGTACGACCATCACGATGGCCAAGCAGGCGGTCAACCGGCGGTTGCAGGACGACGATGACGACGAGGACGACGACGACTGATGAGCGACGAAGCGGTCGATCCCGCGGCAGCGACCCCCGGTCGCGCCTCGCGGGACGGGACCGGCGGCAACGGCGCCGGGAACACGCCCCGCGTCGCGCACGACGTTCCGCTCGGCGGTCGTGGTCGCGAGGGCGAGGCGCAGGCGCCCCTCCAGACCCGGTACGAACGCGTCGCGCTGCTCGAACAGGTGCGTGGCAACGAGCGGGCCCTCGCGTTCCTCGATGCGGCCGACGCGTTCATGGACGCCCAGGGGTTCACCGAGCACGGGCGACGGCACGCGAACCTCGTCGGCTCGATCGCCTACAACGTCCTCTCGTACCTCGGGCACGAGGAGCGGGTCTGCGAGGTGGCTGCGGTCGCCGGGTTCCTGCACGACATCGGCAACGTCGTCAGCCGGGCCGACCACGGGCAGACGGGCGCGCTGATCGCCTACGACCTGCTCAAGGACGCCGACATCACCTATGCGGACCTCGCGCTCGTGCTGTCGGCGGTCGGGAACCACGAGGAGCAGTACGGCCAGTCGGTCAGCCCGGTCTCGGCAGCGGTGATCCTCGCCGACAAGTCGGACGTGCACCGCAGCCGCGTCCGCAAGAACGCGTCCATCGCCTTCGACATCCACGACCGGGTCAACTACGCGGTGGAGGCGTCGTTCCTGCGCGTCGACGCCGAGGCGCACACGCTGACGCTCGAGCTGACCATCGACACCGAGATCAGCCAGGTCCTGGAGTACTTCGAGATCTTCCTGGACCGCATGATCATGTGTCGCCGCGCCGCCGAGACGCTCGGCTGCAGCTTCCGCATCACCGTCAACGACGTTCCCGTCCTCTAACCGTCCGAGGCGAACCGTGACGAAGCAGGGTCTCGTTGGTGTCCTGGCCGCGTTCGTCGTGGCCGTCGGCGTGCTGTGGGGTGTGATCCTCGCCAACGACTGGACCCCTGAGCTCGGCCTCGACCTGCAGGGCGGGGTGTCCCTCAACCTGGAGCCGGCGCCCGGTCAGGAGATCGACGACGAGGTGCTCGACCAGACGGTCGAGGTCCTGCGTGAGCGAATCGACGCGCTGGGCGTCGCCGAGCCCGACATCGCGCGCCAGGGCGAGACGGTGCGCGTGGAGATCCCCGGAGCCGCGGATCAGCAGGAGGCCGAGGAGGTCGTCCAGGAGACGGCGATCCTGCAGGTCCGCCCGGTCCTCGAGGAGATCCCGCCGGGCGCCCCCGACTACGAGGACGTCGGCCCGTCCTGCGACGAGCTGGACGCGCAGCGCGCCGAGGGGCCTCCTCCCGACGACGAGGAGGTCGTGCTCTGCCAGGGCGAGCAGGTGGCCGAGGCGCCGCTCGACGCCGAGGGCGAGATCGAGGATCCCGCCGACGAGGAGGTGCCGCCCGACCAGCGGTCGAAGTTCCGGCTCGGCCGGGTCGTCGTGGACGGTGGCGCGCTCGACGGCGCCCGCGCCCAGGTGGACCAGACCACCGGCCAGTGGGCGACCGCGCTGGAGTTCGACGCCGAGGGCGAGGGGATCTTCCGCGAGTTCACCGGTGAGCTCGCGTGCGAGCAGGGGGACACCCGTCGGATCGGGATCGTGCTGGACGGGGTCGTCGAGAACGCCCCGCCGGTCGCCCAGGAAGTGGAGTGCGGACAGGGCATCGCCGACGGTGGCCAGATCAGCACCGCGGGCGAGGACGAGGCTCGCGACCTCGAGCTGGTCCTGCGGACGGGCGCCTTGCCGATCCAGCTCGAGCTCGAGACGAGCCAGCAGATCAGTCCGACGCTCGGCACCGAGTCGTTGCAGGCGGGTCTGCTGGCCGGTGCGATCGGCCTCGCTCTGGTGGGGGTCTACCTCGTCACCCTCTACCGGGGCATCGGGCTCGCCGCCGTGATGGAGTTGCTCGTGTTCGGGCTCCTGGTGCTCGGGGCGATCACCGTGCTCGGGCAGACGATCGGCTACACGCTCACGCTCGCGGGGGTCGCGGGGGTGATCGTCTCGATCGGGATCGCCGCGGACTCGTCGATCATCTACCGGGAGCGATATCGCGACGAGATCCGCCGAGGACGCACGATCCGCACGGCCGCCGAGACCGCGTTCAGCCGCGCGTTCCGCACGAACCTCACGGGGAACACGGTGTCCTTCATCGGTGCGGTCGTCCTGTGGTTCTTCGCGGTCGGGCCGGTCCAGGGCTTCGCGTTCGCGCTCGGCCTGTCGACGCTCATCGATACGGTGCTGTTCGGGACGTTCACGCGCTCGGTCTTCGGGCTCGTGGCGAACAACCGGAAACTGGCGCGCTCGCCCTGGGTCGGGCTGCGCGCGGACACGTTCATCTCCCAGCCGGTCGTGGCCACCGCGGATCGGGGGAAGTCGTGACCGCGACGGTCGGCGCCGATCACGGCGGCAAGGACACCCGGCTGCGGCGGTTCCTCAACGGCGAGGCCGGTTTCGAGATCGTGCCGCACGGCCGCCGCTGGGGTGCGGTGTCCCTGGTCCTGATCCTCCTCGCCCTGGGCGCGGTCGGCATCCGCGGGCTCGACTTCTCGATCGAGTTCACCGGGGGGACCACCTTCATCGTCGAGAACGCCGGGGGCGGCTTCACCAGCGACGAGCTGCGTGACGCCCTGACCGAGGAACTCGGGGTCGAGGACCTGACCGCCCAGGTCGTCGACGGCGGGGAGGGCGCCCGCGTCTCGACCCCGGAGCTCGGGGAACCGGGGGGCGAGCGCGAGCTGGCCGCGGTGGACACGATCGCGGAGGTGACCGGCGCCGATCCGGGCGACATCGCGCGCGACTCGGTGGGCCCCACGTGGGGGGAATCGGTCACCGAGGCCGCGCTGTTCGCGTTGGCGGTCTTCCTCGCGCTGGTCGTGGTCTACATCTCGCTGCGCTTCGAGCTGCGCATGGCCGTCGCGGCGCTCGTCACCCTGCTGCACGACATCGTGGTGACCGTGGGCGTCTACGCGCTGGTGGGCTTCGAGGTGAGCCCCGCGTCGGTGATCGCGCTGCTGACGATCCTCGGCTACTCGCTCTACGACACGGTGGTCGTGTTCGACCGCATCGGCGAGGACGCGAAGCAGATCGGCCCCGACTCGTCGGTGACGTACAGCGAGGTGGCGAACGAGAGCCTGAACAAGGTGCTCGTGCGTTCGCTGTCGACGTCGATCACGTCCTTGCTGCCGACCGGGGCGCTGCTGTTCATCGGGGCGCAGCTGTTCGGGGCCGACACCCTGCAGGATCTCGCCCTCGCACTGTTCATCGGTATGGGCGTCGGCACCTACTCCTCGATCTTCGTGGCCACCCCGATCCTGGCGTGGCTCAAGGAGCGTGCCGGGCCGCCGGCCGAACCCGAGGAGGAGCCCGTGCCACGCGGCGTCGGCCCCGCGAGGGCCGACGGCCTCTGACCCGTTTCAGCGGGGTTTCGTCCGGTTGGGCGAGCTTGTGGCGCGCCTCGGTTGTGAGCCGACCCGTACGGACGGGTATCGTCCTTGGGTAGAGCGGATTCCGAGGACACGAGGAGGGTGCTACGGGGGAGGGGCACACGCGTGCGACCACCCCGGCGCTGGACGAGGGCCCCGGGGAGCGGCCCACGCGTGCCGAAACGCCCGAGACCGCTCCCGAGGACGCCCCGTCCCCGCCACCCGGTCAGGCCCCGTCCGAGCCCGTCGACGACGGCACGGACGACACGCGCGAGGACTCCGACACCGAGCCGGCGTCGGGGTCGGAGGGCGCCGCCGACCACCCGTCTCGGGGAGGCGGCACGGGCGCGTCCGACGACGATGTCGGGGCGAGCGGACTCTCGCACCGTCCGCGCCAGCCGCGGCAGTCGGGGGTCCGCGCGGTGCTCGCACGACTGCCGATGTTCGACCTCAGCCTGCAGGTGCCCGAGCGCGTCGAACCCCTGATCCAAGCGCTCAAGGAGCACTCACCCCGCGTCGACACCCGCGAGGTGCTGCGCGCCTTCGAGACCGCCGAGCGCGCCCACGCCCCGCAGACCCGTCGATCCGGTGACCCCTACATCATCCACCCGGTCGGTGTCGCCGAGGTACTCGCCGAGCTCGGCATGGACACCCCGACGATCTGCGCCGCGCTCCTGCACGACGTCGTCGAGGACACGGGCGTCACCCACGACGAGCTCGTCGAGCAGTTCGGCGAGGAAACCGCGATGCTCGTGGACGGGGTCACGAAGCTCGAGCGTATCAAGGCGGCCTCCAAGGAGGAGCAGCAGGCCGAGAGCCTGCGCAAGATGCTCATCGCGATGGCGAGCGATTATCGGGTCCTGCTCATCAAGCTCGCCGATCGTCTCCACAACATGAAGACGATCCATCACCTGCCGCGCGAGAAGCAGAAGCGCATCAGCGACGAAACGTTGCAGATCTACGCGCCGCTCGCGCATCGCCTGGGGATGCAGAACTTCAAATGGCAGCTCGAGGACCTCGCGTTCGCGACCCTGCACCCGAAGCGCTACGACGAGATCCGCCAGATGGTCGCGGAGCGGCAGCCCGAGCGCGACCGCTACGTCGAGACGGTCGTTGCGGAGCTGGAGCAGCGGCTGCGCGAGGTCAAGATCCGCGCCGAGATCACGGGCCGCCCGAAGCACCTCTACTCGATCTACGAGAAGATGGTCGTGCGCGGGCGGGAGTTCCGCGACATCCACGACCTGATCGGCGTGCGGGTCATCGTCGACAGCGTGAAGGACTGCTACGCGGCCCTCGGCCAGATCCACGCGGTGTGGCGCCCCGTGCCCGGGCGCTTTAAGGACTACATCGCGATGCCCAAGTTCAACCTCTACCAGTCGCTGCACACGACGGTGGTGGGGCCCGAGGGCAAGCCGATCGAGCTGCAGATCCGCACGCGCGCGATGCACCGCACTGCCGAGTACGGCGTCGCGGCGCACTGGAAGTACAAGCAGGCCACCCGCAACGCCGAGTCCGAGACGCAGTGGCTGTCGCAGATGCTCGACATGCAGTCCGACACCGCGGACTCGGGCGAGTTCATGCGCAACATGCGCCTCGACCTCTACGCCGACGAGGTCTTCGTCTTCAGCCCTCAGGGCGACGTGTTCGCGCTGCCGCAGGGCTCCACGCCGGTCGACTTCGCCTACGCGGTGCACACCGAGGTCGGGCACAAGACCGTCGGCGCGCGGGTGAACGGCCGCCTCGTCTCGCTCGAGTACGAGCTCCGCAACGGTGAGACGGTCGAGATCCTCACGTCGAACGACCCCGAGGCCGGTCCGAGCCGGGATTGGCTGGAGTTCGTCGGTTCCTCGCGGGCGCGGTCGAAGATCCGTCAGCACTTCAGCCGCGAGCGTCGCGAGGACGCGATCGAGAAGGGCCGCGAGGCGCTGCGCAAGCAGCTCGCCAAGCAAGGCATCGGCTGGAAGCGGCTGATGGCCGGCCCCGAGCTCAGGGCCGTCGCGGAGCAGATGAACCACCACGACCTCGATCAGCTCTACCGGGCGATCGGGGACGGGCACATCGGTGCCCAGGCCGTCGTCGCGAACCTCGCCGCGCGGGTCACCGACGAGGAGGAGACCGAGGAGCTCGTCCCTCACGGGCCGGAGGCACCCGCCCAGCAGAGCGAGGCCGTGATCGTCGACGAGACCGACGATGTGTGGGTCACCCTGGGTCGCTGCTGCACGCCCGCCCCGGGGGACGAGATCATGGGGTTCGTGACCCGCGGTCGGGGCGTCACGGTGCACCGCGACGACTGCCCCAACGCGGAGAACCTGCGTCAGGAGCCCGACCGGATCATCCCCGTGCAGTGGAACATGCGCGCTCCGACGATGTTCCGCGTGACGGTGCAGATCGAGGCCCTCGATCGAAAGCACCTGCTCCGCGACGTGACGACGCTGCTCGGCGACATGCACATCAACATCCTGTCGGCCCAGGTGGCGACGCAGCGCGACGCGATCGCCCATCTCCGGTTCACCTTCGAGTTGGCCGACATCGCGCACCTCGACCACATCCTCACCCAGATCCGCCGCATCGAGTCGGTGTACGACGCCTACCGGGTCGTGCCCCGCGGGGGGCGTGAGGGCCAGCCCCAGGACGAGGTCGAAGCGCCGGCTGGCCCGCGGCCGGGGGAGCCCGCGGGGAGCGCGCCCGATCCCGCGGACGTCAATCCCGCGCCCCTGGATCCGTAGATCATGGCTACCAGCGATGCGCGCTTCCTGGATGTCCTGACCCTCGGGGTGTGGCAGGCGAACTGCTACGTGCTGGGGGATCGCGAACGTGGCGAGGCCGTCGTCGTCGACCCGGGGCAGGATGGCGGCCCGCCGGTCCGTGAGCGGCTCACTGCCCACGGGGTGGACTGTGTGGCGATCCTGCTCACCCACGGACACCTCGACCACGTGTGGGCGGTGCCGGAGCTCGCCCGGTCACTCGACGTGCCCGTGTTGCTGCATCCGGAGGATCGTTGGCTCTGGGACGATCCGGCGGCCGCGTTCGGTGAGATGCTGCCCCCCGACGTGCTCGAACGCGAGTTGGGGCTGGTGTGGGAGCCGCCGACCGAGCAGCTCGACGCGATCCACGACCGTCAGCGGCTGACCTTCGCCGGCTTCGATCTCGAGGTTCGTCACACGCCAGGGCACACCCCGGGCTCGTCCGTCTTCCTACTGGACGACGACCACGCGCTCGGTGATCCCCTTCTGCTGTCGGGCGATCTGCTCTTCGCGGGATCCGTGGGGCGCACCGACTTCCCGCGCGGCTCGTGGGAGCAACAGCTGATGTCGTTGAAGGACGCGGTGCTCTCGCTCGACGACACCACCCGTGTCGCCCCCGGCCACGGACCCGAGACCACGGTCGGCACCGAGCGTGGGACGAACCCCTTCCTCACGCAGGCACGCTGACCTGCGGCGATACGCGGTACGCCGCGAACGGCGAGTGCGTCCTACGCACCCCTGATAACCTGCGACGGCGGTGGGTCCGCGCGACGGAGCCGGGGATCGTGGATGAGGGGGTTCGGCGCGCCTATGGGGTTCCTCGAGTACTTCATCGACAACCCGGGGCGGGCGCTGGAGCTGAGCATCGAGCACGCGACCCTCGTTCTGGCGGGCCTCGCGTTGGGTGGCGTGGTCGGGATCCTCATCGGGATGCTCGCGTACACGCGGCCGGTCGCGAGCTCGATTTCGACCGCCGCGGCCGCGACGATCCTCACGATCCCGTCGTTCGCCCTGTTCGGTCTCATGCTCCCGCTCTTCGGACTGGGCAATTCCGGGCCGATCGTCGCTCTCGCGGCGTACGCTCTCCTGCCGATCGTCCGCAACACGGTGACGGGGCTGCAGGAGGTCGACCCGGCGGTGGTCGAGTCCGCTCGTGGGATGGGGATGTCGCGCCGCCAGGTGCTCTGGCGGGTTGAGTTGCCGCTTGCCTGGCCCGTCATCCTCGCGGGCCTGCGGGTGGCGACGATGGTCCTCACCTCGATCGCCGCGATCGCGGCCTACATCGGCGCGATGGGCTGGGGGCAGGAGGTCACCCGCGCGCTGCAGAACATCGGCTCGGTGTGGGCGCTTGACGTCGCCCTCGCCGCCACGGTCGGCATCGTCGTGGTCGCGCTCGTGCTCGACCTGCTCTGGACGCTGTTGCGCCGCTTCACCACGCCGCGCGGGATGCGCTAGGAGGCCGCACATGACGACGATGATCGAGCTCCGCGAACTCACGAAGCGCTACCCGGGCGCGGAGGAGATCGCGGTCGACGCGATCGACATGGAGATCCACGAGGGCGAGATCGTCGTGCTGGTCGGTCCCTCGGGCTGCGGGAAGACGACGACCCTCAAGATGATCAACCGGATCATCGAGCCCTCCAGTGGGCGCATCATCATCGAGGATCGCGACGTCACCCACGAGAATCCGGATCACCTGCGCCGCCGGATCGGGTACGTCATCCAGCAGGTGGGGTTGTTCCCGCACCAGACCGTCGCGCAGAACATCGCCACGGTGCCCCGTCTCCTCGGCTGGGACCGGGACCAGGTCACAGAGCGCGTCGACGAGTTG
This genomic interval carries:
- a CDS encoding RelA/SpoT family protein produces the protein MFDLSLQVPERVEPLIQALKEHSPRVDTREVLRAFETAERAHAPQTRRSGDPYIIHPVGVAEVLAELGMDTPTICAALLHDVVEDTGVTHDELVEQFGEETAMLVDGVTKLERIKAASKEEQQAESLRKMLIAMASDYRVLLIKLADRLHNMKTIHHLPREKQKRISDETLQIYAPLAHRLGMQNFKWQLEDLAFATLHPKRYDEIRQMVAERQPERDRYVETVVAELEQRLREVKIRAEITGRPKHLYSIYEKMVVRGREFRDIHDLIGVRVIVDSVKDCYAALGQIHAVWRPVPGRFKDYIAMPKFNLYQSLHTTVVGPEGKPIELQIRTRAMHRTAEYGVAAHWKYKQATRNAESETQWLSQMLDMQSDTADSGEFMRNMRLDLYADEVFVFSPQGDVFALPQGSTPVDFAYAVHTEVGHKTVGARVNGRLVSLEYELRNGETVEILTSNDPEAGPSRDWLEFVGSSRARSKIRQHFSRERREDAIEKGREALRKQLAKQGIGWKRLMAGPELRAVAEQMNHHDLDQLYRAIGDGHIGAQAVVANLAARVTDEEETEELVPHGPEAPAQQSEAVIVDETDDVWVTLGRCCTPAPGDEIMGFVTRGRGVTVHRDDCPNAENLRQEPDRIIPVQWNMRAPTMFRVTVQIEALDRKHLLRDVTTLLGDMHINILSAQVATQRDAIAHLRFTFELADIAHLDHILTQIRRIESVYDAYRVVPRGGREGQPQDEVEAPAGPRPGEPAGSAPDPADVNPAPLDP
- a CDS encoding ABC transporter permease — protein: MRGFGAPMGFLEYFIDNPGRALELSIEHATLVLAGLALGGVVGILIGMLAYTRPVASSISTAAAATILTIPSFALFGLMLPLFGLGNSGPIVALAAYALLPIVRNTVTGLQEVDPAVVESARGMGMSRRQVLWRVELPLAWPVILAGLRVATMVLTSIAAIAAYIGAMGWGQEVTRALQNIGSVWALDVALAATVGIVVVALVLDLLWTLLRRFTTPRGMR
- a CDS encoding MBL fold metallo-hydrolase, with translation MATSDARFLDVLTLGVWQANCYVLGDRERGEAVVVDPGQDGGPPVRERLTAHGVDCVAILLTHGHLDHVWAVPELARSLDVPVLLHPEDRWLWDDPAAAFGEMLPPDVLERELGLVWEPPTEQLDAIHDRQRLTFAGFDLEVRHTPGHTPGSSVFLLDDDHALGDPLLLSGDLLFAGSVGRTDFPRGSWEQQLMSLKDAVLSLDDTTRVAPGHGPETTVGTERGTNPFLTQAR